The region TTTTTACCGTAGCTGCGATGCTCGCCGATGTAGCCGGTGCCGCGGAGCCGAACGCCGCTGATTCCGGCGCGCCCTATCGAACGAAATATCGCGTCGTCAACGTCCATCGGCATGGTGCGCTCGCAAGCGAGGCTGCGTTGCAGGCCGAGTTGGGTGTGATGGACCGAACGGGAGTCGATAAGGTCGTCGTGCTCGATGGCGACTCCCCTCCCGGCACGTTGCCGGCGTGGTTGGAGTTGCAACGGAAGCATCCCGACCGTTTGGCGGTGTTCCTCAAGGCCGACTTTCGCAACTCCGCCCAGCCCGACTTCTTCGACACGCTCGTTCGCAAGCTCGAGAGCGCCAAGCGGGCGGGGGTG is a window of Planctomycetia bacterium DNA encoding:
- a CDS encoding amidohydrolase, giving the protein MNSLAGRFLVSSIAVFTVAAMLADVAGAAEPNAADSGAPYRTKYRVVNVHRHGALASEAALQAELGVMDRTGVDKVVVLDGDSPPGTLPAWLELQRKHPDRLAVFLKADFRNSAQPDFFDTLVRKLESAKRAGVRGVKVWKDLGMANRDGAGKLLTIDDPRLDPFWAKCGELKLPVLIHAADPREY